GCGGACTTTAGGTGGCAGTTGCCGGCGGCCGCGAATATAGTGGCCAGCGCATCGTCAGTGTCGGGGAGCATCAGTTGTTCCCCGGCACTGTGTCGTTAACAGCAAGTCTTTAACAGCATCGCGCGTAAGCCGTGACCAGCATCGCGCGCATCCCCCACACCACCCGCCCCAACTTAATCTTTAGCATCGTGAGTGTTGTTATTAATCTCGGATTTTTATTCAATGGATTCTCCCCGTGAGGTGCGTTTGGCCTGTACGGTGGAGGTAAAGCGTGCAAAGCGCAATGAATCTGTAGGAGTTTCACCATGACCGATACCCCAGAGAACACCCCAACCCCGAACACCGGTGAACCGAACGTTGATACGTCGGCCTTGGATTTGGCTGCGATCCGTCTGGAGGCCCGGAAGCAGGAGGACAGCCGCAACCGTGAGGAGGCGCAGAAGAAAAACACGCCTGGCGCTGGAGCTGTAGTGGTGGGTGTCGATGGTTCCGAGCAGTCGCTGGAGGCCCTTGCGTGGGCGGCGGCTGAAGGTGGGCGTCGTGATCTGCCTGTTGAGGCCGTGATGTCCTACACGATCCCAACGTTCGTTGCTACCGCGATGGATGCCGGCTATTCGGCTTTGGATGATGAGACGTTGCGTTCCGGCGCGGAGACGGTTTTGCGTGAGGCGCTTGCGGATCTGGATCGGCGCCGTCGTGAGAACCCGGAGATGCCATTCGCTCCGGCTGACCGTGTGCGTGCGTATGTTGAGACGGGCGACGCGGCGGGCACTTTGCTGGAGTATTCGCAGCACGCCGAGATGGTTGTGATGGGAGCCCGCGGCCGTGGCGGTTTCTTTGGCCGTATTTTGGGTTCGGTTGCTTCGGCTGTTCCACCGCACGCGCATTGCGCGACCGTTGTGGTTCCGAAGGGTTCGTTGGCTCGTAAGGAGGCATCGGACACGGTGGTGGTTGGTGTCGATGGTTCGACGGCGGCTCGCTTGGCGATGTTGGATGCGGCTCAGGAGGCTGTGGCTCGCGGGTGTGAGTTGAAGGTTGTGTGGGCTTTGCCGCCGCTTTCGGGCACCCAGATGTGGGCGGCATCTGCGATGGACCAGCAGTCGGTGGTCCGCGAGATGAATACGCAGCTTTCTGCAGCGGCTGATTGGTTGCGTCACCACTTTGATGGTTTGCTTGTTTCGACTGCTGTTGTTGAGGGTGTGCCTGCGCAGGTTTTGATTGAGGAATCGAAGCGGGCACGCTTGCTGATTACGGGTACGCGTGGTCGTGGCGGTTTCGCGGGCATGCTGTTGGGTTCCACATCGCAGTCGGTTTTGAACCATGCGAAGTGCCCGGTTCTTGTGGTTCCTGCGCGTAAGGATGAGCGTATCGAGAACCGTGGCGAGTTCGGCCCGATGCCGCAGGAAGAAGCCGAAGGCGAAAAGAAGTAGCCGCGCGTTCGCGGGCGGTTGCGTGGCTTCTGAAGCCGCGGTTCTGTAGCGGTCTTCTATAACAGTAGCGGGGCCTGGTCATGCCGGTGGCATGGTCAGGCCCTGTTGCTTTTTAAAACCTTTGGCATCGTGAGTGCTGAAACTATTTCAGCACTCACGATGCCAAAGGTGAGTTAGCGGGGCTTAGTAGCGGGCCGCTAGCGGGTAGATGTTGTTGACGTAGCTGATTGGGGTTACGCCGATGCCGGCGCGCGGGTTGCGTGCGTGGACTACTTGTCCGTTGCCGACGTAGATCGCTACGTGGTAGATGCCGGACGGTGCGCCGTTGTTGGAGGAGAACACGAGGTCTCCGACCTGCAGGTTCTTGAGGCTGACTTGCTGCGGCGCCCCGGTGAACTGTGCGCTCGCTACGCGCTGGGTGGAGATCCCGGACTGGCGGAATGCGTTCTGCACGAAGGACGAGCAGTCGAAGTAGCGTGGGCCGTTCGCCCCGAACACGTAGCCGTATCCCTGCGAGCCTGCGATGTTGAGTGCCCAGTTGAGGGCGGCCTGCTTACCGGCGCCTGCACGCGCAGCTTGCTTCTTCTTCGCAGCGGCTTTCTTGGCTTGCGCCTTCTGAGCGGCAGCCTTCTTGGCGGCGGCCTTCTGCTGGGCGGCTCGCTGCTGAGCCGCCTTCTTAGCGGCTTGTTCCTTGGCTTTCTTCGCGGCAGCTTGCTTTGCGGCGGCCTTGCGGGCTTCTTCAGCTTTTTTGGCTGCGGCACGCTGCTCGGCTGCGCGCTTTTCTGCAGCCTTCCGGTCAGCTTCGGCACGAGCTGCTTCTTGCTTGGCCTTCTGTTCAGCGGCCTTGCGGGCCTCTTCGGCCTTCTTCGCGGCAGCCTCACGCTCAGCGGCTTCACGCTCGAGGCGTTCGCGCTCTGCCTTCTTCGCTTCTTCAGCCTTGCGCTGGGCTTCTTCCTGCGCCTTGCGGGCCTCTTCAGCCTTCTTGGCGGCTTCGGCTTGCTCAGCTTCAAGCTGCTTACGCTTCTCTTCTGCCTGGCGTTGCTTCTCGGCCTGTTCGGCAGCTTCGCGTTCGGCAGCGGCGCGGGCGGCTTCTTCTTCGGCCTTGCGTTGGGATTCTGCTAGTTCTTCATCGCCTGGCCCGGCAGGAGCTTCAGATTCCGACGGGGTAGCGGCTTCTTCTGTACCGTCACTGTCAGCATCGGAGGCAGCGCCATCATCGCTAGCGCCGGCATCGGCGGCTTGGGTGCCAGTATCGCCGGTGTCCCGGACGCTGGCGGGGCGTTCGATGCCGTCAACGGTGGTGTTTGCCTGTTCAGCGGCCTCGCGTTCAGCTTCAGCGCGGGCGGCTTCGGCTTGGGCGCGGGCTTCTTCTTCACGCTGTGCTGCCTGGGCGGCTTCGAATTCGCGCTGGAGGCGTTCGTCTTCCCGCTTCTGGAACGCCTTGGCTTCTTTCGCGCGGGTGGTCCCGTTGAGGTCTGCGAGGCGGTCAAGCAGCTCGTTCTGGTCCGCGGTGGTTTCTAGGACGGTGACGCGGGTTTCCGCTGCGACCTTCTGCGCCTTCGTTTCGGCTTCGGTCTGTTCGCCGAGCGCCTTCTCGGCGGCGCGAGCGGTGGCTTGCGCGTAGGCGTCCCATTGCTTGGCTAGCTCGGTCGCGTTGCGGGCGGTAGCGAGGTCGCGGGCGCGGGCGTCGGAGAGGTGACGTAGCGCGTCGGAGCGGTTCAGGATCTCCTGCGGGTTCTCTGCGGCCAGCAGCTCCCCTGGGTCTACGTTGAGGCCGCCGTTGCGGTAGGTCTCAGAGGCGATGCGGCCGAGGTCTTTACCTGCACGCTGTTCGGCTTCGCGTGCGGCTTCGAGTTCGCGCTTGGCCTCAGCGGCTTCTTCGCTCTTGCGTACTGCGCGCTGCTGTGCGGCGCTGAGAGCGTCCCAGGCGAGTTGTGCGTTGGCCTGGGCGGTGTTGAGGTTCAGCGACGTCTGTGTCAGTTGCGTCTCGAGGGTGTGCCGCATGTCCTTGGCGGCAGTGGGGTTGAGTTTTGCGGTTTTGACTTCGTGCGCGGACGGTACGCTGGCGCGCTGTTTTTGCACAGGCTTTGTGGTGGGGGCGCCAGGGAACGCGGATGCGGTGCCGACGAAGGTGGTTGCGGTGATCGCTACGGCGGTGACCGCTGCGGCAAGGCGGAATCGCTGTGCCATGTAAGAAGTCCTTTTGTCCGGGAAAGCTCTAAATGGACTGAATAGTGAAGCTCGTTTGTCACAGGAAAATCACAATTCAGCAAAGGTCTCCAAGACACTTTACGAAACTTCCATCACGTTGGCAACACTAAGAACATAATCCCCACTATTCACATGAGTCACATGAGTAACATCCGTCCCATGTTTTCATCTTTGGCAACGTAATTGCTGTTATTCGTCGAGGCAGCGGGTGGGTGACTTTCGTGCCCGTGTTGCCGCCGTAACGTTTCCGTAACCTCGTTGCGAGGCTGGTGCTTCTCCGCCGCGGATCACGCGGCAGCGTGGCCAATAGCAGCACTGTTGATGCCGAAGGTTTAGCTAGGGGAGGGGCGGGTGCAATCTGGGGCGTTCCTTCGAGTAACGAAAAGGAATGTGTGCAACGGTGGTGCAGTGGGCGCTTAGAGTAGACGTATGGACGTGATCATCTCTAAGACAAGAACAGACGCTGAGAAAAAGGCTGGCGCCGCCGTTGTTGACGCCATCCGCCGTAAGCCAGATTTGGTTCTGGGTTTGGCCACCGGCTCTTCGCCGATCGGTATTTACAACTATGTCGCGGAACATATTCGCGACCACGGGTTGGATGTTTCGAAGATCACGTGTTTCGCTTTGGACGAGTACATCGGGCTAGAGCCGACCCACCCGGAGTCGTATCA
The Pseudoglutamicibacter albus DNA segment above includes these coding regions:
- a CDS encoding universal stress protein; this translates as MTDTPENTPTPNTGEPNVDTSALDLAAIRLEARKQEDSRNREEAQKKNTPGAGAVVVGVDGSEQSLEALAWAAAEGGRRDLPVEAVMSYTIPTFVATAMDAGYSALDDETLRSGAETVLREALADLDRRRRENPEMPFAPADRVRAYVETGDAAGTLLEYSQHAEMVVMGARGRGGFFGRILGSVASAVPPHAHCATVVVPKGSLARKEASDTVVVGVDGSTAARLAMLDAAQEAVARGCELKVVWALPPLSGTQMWAASAMDQQSVVREMNTQLSAAADWLRHHFDGLLVSTAVVEGVPAQVLIEESKRARLLITGTRGRGGFAGMLLGSTSQSVLNHAKCPVLVVPARKDERIENRGEFGPMPQEEAEGEKK
- a CDS encoding C40 family peptidase, whose product is MAQRFRLAAAVTAVAITATTFVGTASAFPGAPTTKPVQKQRASVPSAHEVKTAKLNPTAAKDMRHTLETQLTQTSLNLNTAQANAQLAWDALSAAQQRAVRKSEEAAEAKRELEAAREAEQRAGKDLGRIASETYRNGGLNVDPGELLAAENPQEILNRSDALRHLSDARARDLATARNATELAKQWDAYAQATARAAEKALGEQTEAETKAQKVAAETRVTVLETTADQNELLDRLADLNGTTRAKEAKAFQKREDERLQREFEAAQAAQREEEARAQAEAARAEAEREAAEQANTTVDGIERPASVRDTGDTGTQAADAGASDDGAASDADSDGTEEAATPSESEAPAGPGDEELAESQRKAEEEAARAAAEREAAEQAEKQRQAEEKRKQLEAEQAEAAKKAEEARKAQEEAQRKAEEAKKAERERLEREAAEREAAAKKAEEARKAAEQKAKQEAARAEADRKAAEKRAAEQRAAAKKAEEARKAAAKQAAAKKAKEQAAKKAAQQRAAQQKAAAKKAAAQKAQAKKAAAKKKQAARAGAGKQAALNWALNIAGSQGYGYVFGANGPRYFDCSSFVQNAFRQSGISTQRVASAQFTGAPQQVSLKNLQVGDLVFSSNNGAPSGIYHVAIYVGNGQVVHARNPRAGIGVTPISYVNNIYPLAARY